Within the Chelonoidis abingdonii isolate Lonesome George chromosome 19, CheloAbing_2.0, whole genome shotgun sequence genome, the region ATCTCCGGCTAGCTAGAAGTCAGGCtgcccaaaatcttccctggaaAGATACGGGTGAAATACACTCCCCGAGGGACCTGATCCATCCCGCCTGGTTCCTTGTGCCATCATTCACATCTGCGCAGGGGGCGGGGGTCAAACACTAGCAAATCAGGATAGTAGCATTGAACACCCACTCTGTGCCCAGGCATGGCTAACTCCACAAGGCGCGGGACGGGAGAATCCAGCCCCCGGCTGAGTTGTGGCTTCCCCTTGCTCCGTGCTATTAGACATGCCCATGTCGTTTGTCCTGCTTAGACTCATTGGGGTTCTTCTCTATTGTAGGTCCCGCCTGGAAGCATGAGGTGAATCCCAGGTGCTCTTTACCAACGAGACCTGCCCAGTAACCAGGATAGATGTGGGAGCAGGGTACCCCTGCCTATTTAACCAAGCCTCTTCCTAGCCACCTACCAACAAGAGACCATGCTCGTGAAGGAAGGATCTAATCCCACAGATGTAAGGGAAACGAGTGCCTTCTAGCCCTGCCCCTTGGTATCATGACAGGAGAGACCCAGCATGTTTATGCCGTCAGTGATACTGAGTCCAGCTCCAAAGATCAAGACAAAGACTTTGCCTTTGAACGTTTCAGTGGGAAAGGTGGGGGGGAGTTTAACGGCAGCTCCCTGGACACCTCAGAGCTGTGCTTGCACAACGGGACTGAGAGCGGGTCCCACTTCCCCAACGTCAAGGACAAAGAGCCCCACAGCCAACGGGAAGCTGTGATCAGGCCGCAGCAAGCAGGCAAGATCGACTTCAAGTCCCTCCACAACAAGCCCAAGTTTTCCAGTGATGGTTCGTGGGGCAGTGTCAAGGGGAGCCCACAGTCTCCCATGGGGAAGAGCCGAGTAAGGGATAAGAACAGGCGGTCTGGGAAAGGGGAGCGCAGTCACCACCAGCTCTACAGGCTCAGCATTAGCAACTCTCGGTCCAACCCCACCATTGGCATCGCCTATCCCCAGCAGAAGGTCACTCCACCCAAGAAGCCAGAAGTCAGCCGAGGACCCAGCTTGGGAAGCTACCGATTCCACGTGCCCAGCATCCCCGAGAGGGAGGCAGAGCTCGAGCAAGAGGACCTGAGCTTCAACCAGTGCTTCCCAGAGGTCTCCTCCAGCCTCACCTCCGGCAACTATACCTCACACACACCAGCCGCCGCACGCCAGAACCACAATGGGAAAGGACAGCCGTCGGCTGGCCTCTCCCACAAAAACCCTGGCACTAACGGGCAGTTACACTATTTAGAGTTCCAGGCAAATGGGAATAAGTCTTGGCCTTCACCGGACAAAAACTTCCCGGGTGCTAGCTATGGTATCTCTGCTCAGAAACCATACCCCTTCCCTGAGAGTGGCAAAGCCAGCACGCACTGTCTGGGCTCCTTGCCATTTCAATACCCCTTCCAGCCGCTGCATGATGTAGCAAAGGATCCTTTCCATAATGACACTACCAGCCAAGATTATATGGATGTTTCGCTGGCAACTAACCAGGTGATTCATGGTGCTTTCGGCTTTCATTCTTCCTCGAGGGACTGGCAAGACGAGGCTCTGGGCAACGGCTCCTACGAAACCGTAGCCCCAGAGGGCAGGACATATGGCCTGTCTTCTCAGTCAGCTCAGTTCCTACATTCCTCGGCCCCCGGGGTCCAGCAGCAGTCCCCTCTGCCTTGCTACAAAGGAAGGAATGAGCATTCTGGTGAGCTCAGTGGTGCTCTCTCTTCTTCTGGTGCTATCGACCAAACTCCAAGCACTTTCCAAGAAAACCAATCTGTTTTCCCACCTAGTTTACATACGACTAGTATGCCAAAGCCAGTGAGTAAGGGGCAGCCTTCACTGAAAGACAATGGACCTAGTCAAAGGATACTGACCCAAGGTAGCTCTTTGCGAAGGAATATGCCACAGAACTCTCTACCCCAAGTGCACTTTCAGAACAAAGTTTATTGCGGTTCCCCGGCGAGCGGCATAAGCCCGGGATCGGTGCCTTTTGAGAAAAGCATGCCCAGTGCACCTCAAGCCCACCCCCGGCTCTTGCAAGCCTGGGATGGAGCCAATAAGGCGTTCTCGCCTGTGGACCAGACTTCAGCACCTTATTCAAACCCTGTTGGAAGTCAGTTCTCATTCGAGTGCCAGTCCAGCCCTGAGCAGAGGCAGCACGTGCAGAAAAACTCCAGGATGCCATGGCAGCAAATACACCTCACCTCCACAGTGCCCAGCCAGAACAGGATAGAGCTATCCAGACAGCTCACTAGCCAGAAATTCCCATTCCCCCTAAGCACCTCGCAATGGCCAGGGGGCAGCAGTCTGCAGAAAGGCACCCCCAGGTATCACAGCCAAAAGCTCCTGGCAGGAGAGGGTCTCTTGGTGCAAAGGAGGGACCCCACCCGGCAGAGCTGCGGCTCAATGAACGCTTTCTCCTTTGAAGGTGGGAAGGACACCAGGTCTCCCACATGCGACTCCAGGAGCAAACCCCTCTTCTTCGGCATGACCCAAACGGTGCcaccagccacttccaggagctctCCCAATCCGACGTTGGCTCTGCCACCATCGGCCTTGGTGGCAGCTTCACCATGTGAGTCCCCGCTCCCGTCACCTGTCCCCAaccccacctgcagcagcacgTGTTCTTCTCTCTCGCCTATGTCCAGCAGCCCGGTCAACCACAGCTTCGAAGACAGCCAGCTGTCTGCAGCACTTACCCCGGCACCCTTCTTTCACCATCCCTGCCACCCCGCGGACATCCTGAACTCCAGCTCACTCCATTACCACCCGCCAGACTCCATCAAGCCCTTCCACTTCCCCCTGGACACCCCAAAGGACGAGCACCTTCTCAAATGCCTCCCGGAGACCCAGTTCCATAAGCCAGATATTGACATGGCCAAGAGATGCCTGGATGCCTTCGAGGGGGAAACGCCTCCCCCGCCTTACTCCTCCCATCACCTGCTGGCGAACTCACTGAGCAGCGCAAGCCTGGACCAGCTGGACGTGCTGCTGACCTGCAAGCAGTGTGACCAGAACTACAGcaacctctcctccttcctggagCACCGCCAGTTCTGCAGCTCGCATGTGGCTTTCCAGGGCGAAATGAGAGATGCTTCCAAGGGGGCTGAGGCCAGGAAGCAGCTCCCCCTAGAGTCCACGAAACACTCCCAAGCCAGGCCAGGGCCATCGCTTTCTCCCGACACCCATTCACACCTGCTCGCGTTAAACAAGCCTGTCAATTTCCCGTTAGAcggggaaggcagaggggaggCAAAGGAGGACCCGCTGAAAGGCCATATATTTCATGGGCTAACCACAAATTCCTTGCCACTTACTGCTTCCGACTTAGAAATCGATGATGCCAAGCTGGATAGTCTGATCACGGAAGCGCTGAATGGGCTGGAGTATCAGTCCGATAACCCCGAGATTGACAGTAGCTTCATAGATGTGTTTGCTGATGAGGAACTCACATCAGTGAAGGGCACGGGCAGCGGGATGCCACACAAGGTGAAGGATGGCCCAGCCTCGGAGAACAAACTGAAGCACACGGGGAAGGACGACAAGCCAGCGAGTCAGTCAAAAGCCGTCTGTTATTATAAAGAGGATCATCCCAGTGGAGAGCAGGCTCAGAGCAAAGCGCCAGGGACGCAGCATGTTCCTAAGAGGAGACTGGCAGGCAAGTTCACAGACTGGGGGAACAAAAGGCTGGAGAAATCCAGTGTCAAGGAGCTGGCTCAGAGCAAGGCTGCAAATCGGGTGACGACTGATAAAGCACAGCCTGACAAGAATACCAAGCTGAAAACAGGGAGGAAGGGTGATGGTGACTCTGTTACTCCAGTGACTATGAACCAACCTGACTCTGATAAAAACCAGCCCAGAAGCCTTAGTGAGGATGCTTATTTGAAGAGTGAAATCAGGCCAAGTGGTACCACCCCAGGGCCTGCCAATAAGAACCCCAAGCTGCTGCGGTTCCCGATGAAGGACGTGAAAAAGCGGAAGCCGAGGAGCGGCACATGGAGCAAGGAGCTCATTCATAAAATCGTGCAGCAGAAAAACAAGCTGCACAAGCTGCATGCGAAGAGCGATAAGAACACCTCGGTCTCCAGAGACACTGAGAagctgctgccggcagcccaggacaGTAAATTCAGTGAGTACGAGTACATTTCAGATTCAGATGATGAAGGGGTGGTGTATGCCAAGCTGCACGGTAGAAAGAAGCTGGGGTCCGCATCAAATGGGCGGACCAAGCACAGCTTTAGCAAGAGGTGCTCAGGGATAGGGGAAAGGACCAAAGAGAAAGAGCCAACCTGGACCTATAGCCAGAAGAGAGATGGTCAGGAGCACAGGCGGGCCCCAAGCAATGAAGCAATAAAGAAAGATGGCATTGCAGCCAGAATCCGAAGACGAAGCAGCCGATCGTCCACCAGCAGCCGTCATAGCACTAGCTTGTCCAGTGAAACTGGTGCTAGCCCCCCAAGCACTGACAGGGCCGACTCTGACAACGAGAACGAAAGCGTCCAGAACAGAAGATACCCAGATAGTTCTGAGCACATCACACCACTTCCAAGGAACCCGCTGAGCCTTATTGATAAAGAAACTCTAAAGACAAACAATGAAACCAAAGTGGGCTTTTCCAGAGGGACAAGGAGGTTTGGCTCAGCCAAATTTTTGCTGACTGGCTCCACGACACGTCACAGCGATAGGTCACGCATTTCTCCGACAGGTTCTATGAATGAGGAAAGCTcaccagaaagcaaagaaaaacaacatcACAGCAGAGATGCCTTCAACAAGGGTCCCGTCAAACTTTACTGTGAGGAGGACACAGAAGAGCAGAAAGGAGCCACTAGCTATGCAGGTGAGATAGCGAGACCTAAGCCAGACGCTCAAGATTCCACTGATTTGACAATGACCAGTCAGAGGCGTCCATTTGCTGCTTATAATGAGGACACCCTCACTTACCATACAGAAGAGTTAATTCCTCCCTCTCACGTTGGTACTGATGCCAGCCCTGAACAGGTGAGCGCTACCTATTCGCCTGCTGGAATCAAGTACTTAAAGGAACGTGGACTTTGTGATGACCATAAAGATTATGCTGCTCCAGTCGGCTGTTACAATGGGGATCCTGTTGGAATGATGCTAGCCATCAAAGGACCCGATACCTATGTGAGCACTGATGACACACTTTATGACCACAAAGACCTGTCCAGTCGCTATGATCCTAACCTTTTCTCAAAGCCTCCAGCCGTGGGGGCCTCACACATTAACAATATGTACTTATGCCAAGATGACATTAGCACCAGTTCATTTGAGCAGAAGCACTCTGATTTCACCCCCTTTGCCTCAGAAAATCAGCAGACCAAAGTGTCTTCCCCTCTTGGCTTTGACTCCTCTTCAATATTCGGAGAACTTCCCGTAGCTGAGTTTGATACTCCATTATACGACAGCGTTGCCACAAGTAAGGACAATTATGTCACATTTGGATGCAATCCACCCAGCAAAACGATGCCGTTTGAGCAGCAGTATCCTCCATTTCTTCAAGAGAAGGACTGGGGTCTAATGGAGGAAGTGTCTCCAATTTTGTCGGAAGACATTGGTCAGTTTCATACCCTTTCTGTGGAAAAGCCATTAGCTAAGAAATTCCCAGATGAGGGAACCATAACGCACAATCAGATGTCTTTACCTTTGGCAGACAGGATTGGAGATTATAATGTAGCTTTTATGAACAATATATCAGATGAGGAGCTGGAGATCAAGCGATTAGTTACGGAACTGGAAAGTCAGCTGCAAACCAGCAAATTAAATAATGAGGCATCCGAAGTCCATCAGACATCTGAGCAACACATCGGCACACAGCTGAGAAAAGCAACTGACCAGTTTTCACCTATACACGTGGATCAAGAGACAGGGAATGAAaaggatttgttcttgacagatgCCCTTGGGAATACAAACCTTCTTTCCACAAAAGTCTGTGTGGGCCAAAGTTTAGTGAATGAGAAGCCTACAGTTCTCAACATAGATGGCAACTATAAGAACCACCAGGATTCTTGGCCCTGCCCAGCAGAGTTTAGTTCTTTAGAATCAAGCATTTGTACACCAGCTGCTGAAGATTCAATCTCTGTAGATCATTTCTGTTCCAAAGAGGCCTGCGATAAGCTCCCGGAAGCTCTGAAGGATGCTGAAACTTCCAAGGAAAGTGACTCCAGAGAGATGGAGAATGAACCTTCCCGGGTTATCCCTGATTCATGCATGCCAGACAAATTAGAAGCTCCAATCTACACAAACCATATGATAAAAAGCCCTGCCATTGTTACTGATTCCTTGCTCCCTAAAACTCTAGAGGCAGCTGAACTAAATAAACACGATATTTTTCCGTCCCTGCCAAGTAAACACGGAGCTGACGGGTTTTCCGAGCCAGGGAAAATGGATAAAACCTTTGATGATCCTCCAGAGCTGGAATCTTTCAGCAGCCACATTCCAAATCTGAAATCTGAATTTGGGTTTCAGGAAGATCGGGTCCCCACCTTGGATCTCGCTTTGTCTTCTCATGCCAAAAATGACATGGACTCAGAAGAAAGCCCTGTAGACAAAGCCGAGTCACCCAAAGTGCTAAAAATCTCACTGCACTTCGAAGGTGATGACAATGGATCTGTTTTATTGGAAGAGACTGAAGAAAGTAAGGATCCTGAAGTCTACCAAACCCCAGGGCCCTTTGACAAGGCTAGCAACCGGAAAGCATCATTATTTGATATACTGAGTGTGTCCAAAGAGACTGATTGTGGTTCAGAAAAGGTGCTAGCCTCCCAAGAAACTACCGCAAACCCATTACAGCAGCTCCAACTGTTTGTTGCCCGGACAGTCAAGAATAATGAAGAAGAGCTGATGATGCCATGCTTCCCAGTACTGCTCTCTGCCAATCACCAACCTTCAAATGCCAATATCCAGTCTGAGCAGGAAGAGGAAGGCATGGGCAGCTTGGAAGGCGAGAATTCAGCATGTCATCATGCATGTGTAGAGGGGAACAAGCCtatgggaggagaagcagagagcaTGGCTACTACATCAGAAGCAACTGGAGTTTTTCCAGAGGCAGGTGAACAGCTGGAGTCGTTCAATGAAACAGACACCTACACTGCAGAGCAATCCACATTTGCGAACCACAAGCTGCACAATAATGTAACAGAGCTGCAGCACTTAGCAGATGAATGTTCAGAGCCCAGTGACATTAATATCTGTGCAGATGGCGTATCACAAGAGCATAATAACCTCTCACCATGCAGCAGCGCAACGGTAACCCCATTGCTAGGGCAAGTAAAGAAAGCTGATCAGATTGTGGAGGAGCAAGAGCAAGATAAAAACAAAGCAACCTTGGCATTTAAAAACCACAGACAATCCTATTTAAACCATAGTTtgtttgaaaaagaaacattaggcaatGCACTGACAGAGACACTAAAAGTAAGCGCTGCTGAAGGTAATGCTTGGTCTGAGGGAGCTAGTCATCAAATGCATTTGTCATGCACCATAAAAACCAAATGCATAGGGTCCACCAATAACCAGGTGGGACATGAGACACAGCTTCCTTGCAGTGCATCTTTGGGTCCTGCTAGCTCTTTGAATCCTTCTGAAGAGCTTCACCAGGAATATAATTTGTTGCATGAAACTAACATCTGTTCAGTAAATGCTCGGCTTCCTGAAGATGGCAATGGAAAGAAAAAGCAGGTCCTTGATGCTTGTCACTCCAAAGAGGACTGTCTGGTCAGTCTGCCTTTGCAAACTAGCTTTTCTCACCACAGATATTTGCAGAACAGTAATAATGAAAATGTAGAGTTCTCGGACTTCAGTGTGCAGCTCTCGGGAGAGGATAGATACACTGCCCCTGTGCTTAACACAGAGACTCAGTCAAGTTCATTCGTTGTAAAAAGGTTCAACTCTGACTCAGAGAAAAATCTAGTTTGCTGTTCCACCCAAAGTCCTTTAGAGCAAGGAAAATGGAAAGACACACGTGTCTTTCAACCCACTCTTCAGCAATGCAACACCACTGCTCCCGCACCTTTGGGTGCTATTGGAAACATTCGTCATTGTCCTGCCAAAGACATTCTAACTAATTTTGAGCAGTCTGAAAAAGAAGGACCGGCAGAACCTCATGTTCCACAATGCCCTGGTGAGCTGGCAGTTTCTGGTTTGGAGCTGGAAAGCCCCCAGAAATTGCAAATGAACGACTGTATTCTTCCCTGCATGCCACCTTTGGAGCAAAATGACATTGGTGATGAGCTGCCGGAAAGCACTTGTGCTGAGCTGTTATGCCCTCTTTATAAAGGAAGCAAGACATGCACCATCACAGAGACGATTATTAATTCTCAGTCAATGCCTCTGCAAGGCATCCATGCTTGTCAGCCCACACCAGAAACCAAAGATTACTCAACACAGCCCAGTAATCTTTCGCCTGTTGGAGAAAGAGATGGAGAGGTAAACTTAAATCAAGAAAAGGAGCTTAAAAAGTGCCATTATAATGGAAATAAACATCAAAATGAGTCAGAGGCCTCGTGCAATAGCTTTGTCATGCAACAGATCCCAACTATTGTAAGTACTGTCTGTAAAAGGACAGCAGATTCTGGCCCTGTTGATCAAGAGGTCCACCAGTTTACAGAGGTGCCAGAGATGATACCTAGTGACTCCTCCAAAAATGTGGATAATAGAGAAAATAATTCAAAAGGAGATGACTTGGAAAGCCAAGGGGCAGAGAGTACTGGAGGAGACAGCAGTTGTATGTTACATAACATGGAGCAAGAAGAGGAGAGTGGCATGTTTAAAAATATCCCAAATGCGTCCAGAAATGGgcatctgaaagaaaagaaacaaaatggccTCCAAGTCACTTGTGATATTTGTTCTGCATCTTTTAGATCCAAACCAGGATTGACCAGGCACAAAGCTGTAAAGCATCGAACAAAAAATGATGGCACATTGATGCCAAGCAAAACTTCAAAGTTCAGTTTGAATTTGCTGGAGAAAACATCTAAAATGTCCAAGAAAGTCTCTAGGAAAAGCATAAAGGCCACTGCCAAGGAGAGAATGAATAACACACAAATGCCAACCAGCGCTATTGGACACGTCTCCAAGAAAACATGTGCAGGTCAAGAGAAGGAGCCCAAtccacaaatgcaagaagtagtTAGTAGAGTGCTCAGTGACCTCAGTGTCATATCGCTTGAAGTGTGCCATGAACGTCATCACACAGATATTCTGAgtaaagaaacaaagacaaaatcGCATAGCTCAGAGACAGGGGAATTGGATGAATCAGTGACAGAAAAGCCTGGGCTTAAAAAGCAACCAAATAAACGGGGAAAAGGCAGAAGAAGCCAAAGCAAAGATCCTGGAGGGATAAATAGAAATTTAGAGAAGAAACAGAGTAGAAAAGCAAGAAGGGAAGTAAATATGTTTCCCAATGAAAGTGAAGTCAATGAATTGTCCAACCTGGAGAAGAATGCTGCTGATGGTCCTTCCAATGTTCTTTCCAGTAGAATCAACTCCAGTCTATCAAATGTGATTGAAGATTTGGCTGATCCAGGCAGTTGCATCTCAGCAGAGGAACAAGACAGGCCATGCTCACCCCAGCAGTCTCACACAGCAAAACGGTCACCTTGCATAGTTAAGCATGCAGATGAAGTGGGTGATTTGGTCGTCTCTTCCATGGAGACAGACAGGCAGGAGTCACTAAAGGTCCCCGTGAGCTGTCAAAAGCAGATGGAAGATCCAAGTCAAGGAGAAAAGGCACAGGCCAAAGAGAAATGGGCAAGTGGGTTTATGAAGCAAGTGGAGAAGGGGTTGAGCAAGGTATG harbors:
- the ZNF469 gene encoding zinc finger protein 469, with protein sequence MTGETQHVYAVSDTESSSKDQDKDFAFERFSGKGGGEFNGSSLDTSELCLHNGTESGSHFPNVKDKEPHSQREAVIRPQQAGKIDFKSLHNKPKFSSDGSWGSVKGSPQSPMGKSRVRDKNRRSGKGERSHHQLYRLSISNSRSNPTIGIAYPQQKVTPPKKPEVSRGPSLGSYRFHVPSIPEREAELEQEDLSFNQCFPEVSSSLTSGNYTSHTPAAARQNHNGKGQPSAGLSHKNPGTNGQLHYLEFQANGNKSWPSPDKNFPGASYGISAQKPYPFPESGKASTHCLGSLPFQYPFQPLHDVAKDPFHNDTTSQDYMDVSLATNQVIHGAFGFHSSSRDWQDEALGNGSYETVAPEGRTYGLSSQSAQFLHSSAPGVQQQSPLPCYKGRNEHSGELSGALSSSGAIDQTPSTFQENQSVFPPSLHTTSMPKPVSKGQPSLKDNGPSQRILTQGSSLRRNMPQNSLPQVHFQNKVYCGSPASGISPGSVPFEKSMPSAPQAHPRLLQAWDGANKAFSPVDQTSAPYSNPVGSQFSFECQSSPEQRQHVQKNSRMPWQQIHLTSTVPSQNRIELSRQLTSQKFPFPLSTSQWPGGSSLQKGTPRYHSQKLLAGEGLLVQRRDPTRQSCGSMNAFSFEGGKDTRSPTCDSRSKPLFFGMTQTVPPATSRSSPNPTLALPPSALVAASPCESPLPSPVPNPTCSSTCSSLSPMSSSPVNHSFEDSQLSAALTPAPFFHHPCHPADILNSSSLHYHPPDSIKPFHFPLDTPKDEHLLKCLPETQFHKPDIDMAKRCLDAFEGETPPPPYSSHHLLANSLSSASLDQLDVLLTCKQCDQNYSNLSSFLEHRQFCSSHVAFQGEMRDASKGAEARKQLPLESTKHSQARPGPSLSPDTHSHLLALNKPVNFPLDGEGRGEAKEDPLKGHIFHGLTTNSLPLTASDLEIDDAKLDSLITEALNGLEYQSDNPEIDSSFIDVFADEELTSVKGTGSGMPHKVKDGPASENKLKHTGKDDKPASQSKAVCYYKEDHPSGEQAQSKAPGTQHVPKRRLAGKFTDWGNKRLEKSSVKELAQSKAANRVTTDKAQPDKNTKLKTGRKGDGDSVTPVTMNQPDSDKNQPRSLSEDAYLKSEIRPSGTTPGPANKNPKLLRFPMKDVKKRKPRSGTWSKELIHKIVQQKNKLHKLHAKSDKNTSVSRDTEKLLPAAQDSKFSEYEYISDSDDEGVVYAKLHGRKKLGSASNGRTKHSFSKRCSGIGERTKEKEPTWTYSQKRDGQEHRRAPSNEAIKKDGIAARIRRRSSRSSTSSRHSTSLSSETGASPPSTDRADSDNENESVQNRRYPDSSEHITPLPRNPLSLIDKETLKTNNETKVGFSRGTRRFGSAKFLLTGSTTRHSDRSRISPTGSMNEESSPESKEKQHHSRDAFNKGPVKLYCEEDTEEQKGATSYAGEIARPKPDAQDSTDLTMTSQRRPFAAYNEDTLTYHTEELIPPSHVGTDASPEQVSATYSPAGIKYLKERGLCDDHKDYAAPVGCYNGDPVGMMLAIKGPDTYVSTDDTLYDHKDLSSRYDPNLFSKPPAVGASHINNMYLCQDDISTSSFEQKHSDFTPFASENQQTKVSSPLGFDSSSIFGELPVAEFDTPLYDSVATSKDNYVTFGCNPPSKTMPFEQQYPPFLQEKDWGLMEEVSPILSEDIGQFHTLSVEKPLAKKFPDEGTITHNQMSLPLADRIGDYNVAFMNNISDEELEIKRLVTELESQLQTSKLNNEASEVHQTSEQHIGTQLRKATDQFSPIHVDQETGNEKDLFLTDALGNTNLLSTKVCVGQSLVNEKPTVLNIDGNYKNHQDSWPCPAEFSSLESSICTPAAEDSISVDHFCSKEACDKLPEALKDAETSKESDSREMENEPSRVIPDSCMPDKLEAPIYTNHMIKSPAIVTDSLLPKTLEAAELNKHDIFPSLPSKHGADGFSEPGKMDKTFDDPPELESFSSHIPNLKSEFGFQEDRVPTLDLALSSHAKNDMDSEESPVDKAESPKVLKISLHFEGDDNGSVLLEETEESKDPEVYQTPGPFDKASNRKASLFDILSVSKETDCGSEKVLASQETTANPLQQLQLFVARTVKNNEEELMMPCFPVLLSANHQPSNANIQSEQEEEGMGSLEGENSACHHACVEGNKPMGGEAESMATTSEATGVFPEAGEQLESFNETDTYTAEQSTFANHKLHNNVTELQHLADECSEPSDINICADGVSQEHNNLSPCSSATVTPLLGQVKKADQIVEEQEQDKNKATLAFKNHRQSYLNHSLFEKETLGNALTETLKVSAAEGNAWSEGASHQMHLSCTIKTKCIGSTNNQVGHETQLPCSASLGPASSLNPSEELHQEYNLLHETNICSVNARLPEDGNGKKKQVLDACHSKEDCLVSLPLQTSFSHHRYLQNSNNENVEFSDFSVQLSGEDRYTAPVLNTETQSSSFVVKRFNSDSEKNLVCCSTQSPLEQGKWKDTRVFQPTLQQCNTTAPAPLGAIGNIRHCPAKDILTNFEQSEKEGPAEPHVPQCPGELAVSGLELESPQKLQMNDCILPCMPPLEQNDIGDELPESTCAELLCPLYKGSKTCTITETIINSQSMPLQGIHACQPTPETKDYSTQPSNLSPVGERDGEVNLNQEKELKKCHYNGNKHQNESEASCNSFVMQQIPTIVSTVCKRTADSGPVDQEVHQFTEVPEMIPSDSSKNVDNRENNSKGDDLESQGAESTGGDSSCMLHNMEQEEESGMFKNIPNASRNGHLKEKKQNGLQVTCDICSASFRSKPGLTRHKAVKHRTKNDGTLMPSKTSKFSLNLLEKTSKMSKKVSRKSIKATAKERMNNTQMPTSAIGHVSKKTCAGQEKEPNPQMQEVVSRVLSDLSVISLEVCHERHHTDILSKETKTKSHSSETGELDESVTEKPGLKKQPNKRGKGRRSQSKDPGGINRNLEKKQSRKARREVNMFPNESEVNELSNLEKNAADGPSNVLSSRINSSLSNVIEDLADPGSCISAEEQDRPCSPQQSHTAKRSPCIVKHADEVGDLVVSSMETDRQESLKVPVSCQKQMEDPSQGEKAQAKEKWASGFMKQVEKGLSKVCKEQHDGSVGTNVKEHENSLGESNHGNHSSAFRHPLSPARPDLSLETCESETANRDPTKGVLENASDDSPFSAESKPWGKGELLHRKESCTGDATEPDLQGLFDDDVTFAQLFPRDNQFTRRKCTRVYGKRTKKPKPVTDANVGPVGAIDFFPIQLASDLSETSSFCVTRDDPCEYETISIDDALMLNMCHSSKPKGCDTSANTSTNIALQPDYEKNSQRKEVIDLEDDNMLTFLCQNNQMENIPNLNIWGSLEKAAENLPADEVLFKSPTELENEHSIAETSPEPPELEEEPFNSKINEDQGSPEFHTIDIEMLSAKFKMQDMCFFSPCKDNPGHLDESMVCFKQKPSQHSKHSKNKLEDGKPGKNRNDMNIKTKDKQYKCKVCFQWFLTLGELDFHKLTHNPSPPPTCYMCVQRKFSSREQLRDHLKEKHAKNKAGLWACGMCLKEISDVWMYNEHLREHATQFARKGQAQKSAMGLPTCFSEDNAAVTHFLNTIMYRKPSKSSKLVDSTSKHLASKENKSLKEPPLDQEAKATKDTLESSVKIKLTSSASSSSKGPASPSPDNMTKGESAQKAVPMHPDCKDPSRDCHHCGKQFPKPFKLQRHLVVHSLQKIYLCHKCPMFYPETKELRSHLSQDHGIAEEPEIKHTTLYTCELCADVMHVIKKSFICSMCNYTFSKKEQYDRHMEKHLVGSNKTFKFRGVMRPGISSKDGNEKIKEENYPREDMPPRKKRKLTHHGSLDPHNSPVHFDHSNELQLAVVPLPPPSESCLETGDDPGATLPQTSVKTEDLVGDFSDLLDEMEKSQFDTLPPPPCLSPLPQAVVSDPELSYTTMLSIEELDKGAFDEKPLPFLDSSEFRMDLSSLAHNQAMDGKLSPPHLTEKHRHADGQAKPNRGNQREHVVRILDNPSSREEPVEEIPCLKLAKKIPEISAPKVEAPLAKDAHKTLWSNPNVDGAPRKIASKPNYSESTYPSLPLKDKTTSPVLNRAAKDSAPQKKTTGSQVSGEAASAATGNLGSTEEIQKPCSLKEKAMPETGVCAKDGNANASVREIGCNQNRFSSQLKDEGVANAVKHSHSDPGKSLDKPALNGPGKLHPKKRKEHKSLSHRGSSASRENIEGDGKKRKARTPGPGRSDGAGELKRAEWTNEASALSPGKREMHCNKLIPKPRMSGVGNQLKKMALDTYNQKKVTNRHSNGDLKRRKDILGKTFHHLLAKGPATSLHSSLNRHRAVQGAKPADSHNYRTAESQNNLLSQLFGQKLTSFKIPLRRDTSE